A region of Fusarium keratoplasticum isolate Fu6.1 chromosome 6, whole genome shotgun sequence DNA encodes the following proteins:
- a CDS encoding Phosphate transporter, whose product MVLHQFDYIFAIGTIFSFLDAWNIGANDVANSWTTSVSSRSITYLQAMVLGSVLEFAGAVGVGARVADTIRTKVVDIDQFENDPALLMLGMMCAIVASSLYLTFCTRIGLPVSTTHSIMGGVIGMGIALVGSDGIHWAEFDKGISSGVVSVFLAWIIAPGLAGAFGAIIFMITKYGVMLRSKPVWKGLFLTPIYFGITASLLTMLIVWKGGSIKVDFTDAETAGLIVGVGAAWALIISIFLLPWLYRLVIVDDWQLRWWHIPMGPLLLKRPAPPPQPEGAEGGISDFYEGHLTREELEDLRRAGREGSDEFERAQEQTSNEGKKVSEETPEHTAEPVEVKPKRSIIGPKPDGPWYSGAMLFWYLKFVFLQGVDQDIINMQKKKSILTGDLDEIHANVPHYDNRAEYLYTFMQVMTACTASFTHGANDVANAIGPYATIYQVWQTGAIKSSKSDVPVWILCFGGAAIALGIWTYGYNIMRNLGNRLTLHSPSRGFSMELGAAVAIILATRLKLPVSTTQCITGATVGVGLCSGTWRSINWRMVVWIYMGWIITLPVAGIISGCICGIIINAPRWGYQG is encoded by the exons ATGGTGCTTCACCAGTTCGACTACATCTTTGCCATAGGCACCATCTTTTCGTTCCTCGACGCGTGGAACATTG GTGCCAACGATGTCGCCAACTCTTGGACCACATCGGTCTCGTCCCGATCCATCACTTACCTCCAGGCCATGGTTCTGGGTTCCGTCCTCGAGTTTGCCGGAGCCGTCGGTGTCGGTGCCCGAGTGGCCGACACCATTCGAaccaaggtcgtcgacaTTGACCAGTTCGAGAATGATCCCGCCCTCCTGATGCTGGGCATGATGTGCGCCATCGTCGCCTCCTCCCTGTACCTCACCTTCTGCACCCGTATCGGTCTTCCCGTCTCTACTACCCACTCCATCATGGGCGGTGTCATTGGCATGGGTATCGCCTTGGTCGGCTCTGATGGTATTCACTGGGCCGAGTTcgacaagggcatcagcTCTGGTGTCGTCTCTGTCTTCCTCGCCTGGATTATCGCCCCCGGTCTGGCTGGTGCCTttggtgccatcatcttcatgatCACCAAGTATGGAGTCATGCTTCGAAGCAAGCCCGTCTGGAAGGGTCTCTTCCTTACCCCCATCTACTTTGGCATCACCGCCTCGCTCCTTACCATGCTTATCGTGTGGAAGGGTGGCTCCATCAAGGTTGACTTTACTGACGCCGAGACTGCCGGTCTGATTGTTGGTGTCGGTGCCGCCTGggctctcatcatctccatcttcctcctgcCCTGGCTCTACCGCCTggtcatcgtcgacgactGGCAGCTCCGCTGGTGGCACATCCCCATGGGTCCTCTCCTGCTCAAGcgccctgctcctcctcctcagcctgagGGTGCTGAGGGTGGCATCAGCGATTTCTACGAGGGCCACCTTACCcgcgaggagcttgaggatctccGACGTGCTGGCCGTGAGGGTAGTGACGAGTTTGAGCGCGCCCAGGAGCAGACCAGCaacgagggcaagaaggttTCCGAGGAGACCCCCGAGCACACCGCCGAGCCTGTCGAGGTTAAGCCCAAGCGTAGCATCATCGGTCCCAAGCCCGACGGTCCCTGGTACAGCGGCGCCATGCTCTTCTGGTACCTCAAGTTTGTCTTCCTCCAGGGTGTCGACCaggacatcatcaacatgcagaagaagaagagcatcCTGACTGGCGACCTGGACGAGATTCACGCCAACGTTCCCCACTACGACAACCGCGCCGAGTACCTCTACACCTTTATGCAAGTCATGACTGCTTGCACTGCCTCCTTCACCCACGGTGCTAACGATGTGGCCAACGCTATCGGCCCTTATGCCACCATCTACCAGGTCTGGCAGACTGGCGCCATCAAGAGCAGCAAGTCTGACGTTCCTGTCTGGATTCT CTGCTTCGGTGGTGCTGCCATTGCCCTGGGTATCTGGACCTATGGTTACAACATCATGCGCAACCTGGGTAACCGCCTGACTCTTCACTCTCCCTCTCGAGGTTTCTCCATGGAGCTGGGCGCCGCTGTTGCTATTATCCTGGCCACCCGTCTTA AGCTTCCTGTTTCCACCACCCAGTGTATCACCGGTGCTACCGTCGGTGTCGGTCTCTGCTCTGGTACCTGGCGCTCCATCAACTGGCGCATGGTCGTCTGGATCTATATGGGCTGGATCATCACTCTCCCCGTCGCTGGTATCATCTCTGGCTGCATCtgcggcatcatcatcaacgctCCCCGCTGGGGCTACCAGGGCTAA